A genomic stretch from Sinorhizobium terangae includes:
- a CDS encoding GNAT family N-acetyltransferase gives MTNACFTLTSLDEPQPNDRASTHRSEAQRVEKITVSIHTDMAALEAEWRVLDKNGQNSLHQSFDWCAAWRKTHESETLFIRAARGRQVLFILPLEIDRGPLFRTARLIGSDHSNLNTGVFAEEDATPPTEFVRVLTCGIKRQLQAFADIVTLDRTPATWRGKVHPLAALPAVQNVNASFQLPLLGNIERTLAQLNAKRRRRKVRISERRLAALGGYDYVVAREMSEAHALLETFFQQKAARFDARGLPDVFQEAETRAFFHQLLEHGRSADDQLLELNTIRLRGEHEGRILAIAGLSRKGDHVICQFGSIDEEIAAHSSPGELLFYRIIERLCSEGVALFDFGIGDQAYKRSWCTIETPLRDIVLPLTLRGHLAAHIHRGALLVKRMVKGNKASYAFIQRLRQRSQR, from the coding sequence ATGACGAATGCCTGCTTCACTTTGACGTCGTTGGACGAGCCGCAGCCGAACGACCGCGCCTCAACCCACCGTTCGGAAGCACAACGCGTCGAAAAGATAACGGTCTCCATCCATACGGACATGGCCGCGCTCGAAGCGGAATGGCGGGTCCTGGACAAGAACGGCCAGAACTCGCTGCACCAGAGCTTCGACTGGTGCGCCGCATGGCGGAAAACACACGAAAGTGAGACGCTGTTCATTCGCGCTGCGCGCGGCCGACAAGTGCTCTTTATTCTGCCGCTCGAAATCGACCGCGGACCCCTCTTCCGCACGGCGCGGCTGATCGGCTCCGATCACAGCAATCTCAATACCGGCGTGTTTGCCGAGGAGGACGCCACTCCGCCTACGGAATTCGTGCGCGTGCTGACCTGCGGAATCAAACGCCAGCTGCAAGCGTTCGCAGATATCGTCACGCTCGACAGGACGCCTGCGACGTGGCGCGGGAAGGTTCATCCGCTTGCCGCCCTGCCCGCCGTGCAGAACGTCAATGCCTCTTTTCAATTGCCGCTGCTCGGGAATATCGAACGCACGCTGGCACAGCTCAACGCGAAGCGGCGGCGCAGGAAGGTGCGGATATCGGAGCGGCGTCTCGCCGCCCTTGGCGGCTACGACTACGTGGTCGCACGCGAGATGTCGGAAGCGCACGCACTTCTGGAAACCTTCTTCCAGCAGAAGGCGGCACGCTTCGACGCGCGCGGCCTGCCGGACGTGTTTCAGGAGGCCGAAACACGCGCCTTCTTCCATCAGCTCCTAGAGCACGGTCGATCGGCGGACGACCAGTTACTGGAGCTCAACACCATTCGCCTCAGGGGCGAGCATGAAGGCCGGATCCTTGCAATCGCCGGCCTTTCGCGCAAGGGCGACCACGTCATCTGCCAGTTTGGCTCGATCGACGAGGAGATCGCCGCCCACAGCAGTCCAGGAGAACTATTGTTTTACCGGATAATCGAGCGGCTGTGTTCCGAAGGCGTGGCGCTCTTCGATTTCGGGATCGGCGATCAAGCTTACAAGCGCTCGTGGTGCACCATCGAGACCCCGTTACGGGACATCGTCTTGCCCCTGACGCTTCGCGGGCATCTGGCCGCCCATATTCATCGCGGGGCGTTGCTGGTCAAACGCATGGTAAAGGGCAACAAAGCATCCTACGCATTCATCCAGCGGCTGCGCCAGCGGAGCCAACGCTGA
- a CDS encoding polysaccharide biosynthesis/export family protein, whose translation MSTAGKKTARAIALAILSALVGGCTSYQPAPKAFSEATIQPYRLDSGDRLRINVFEQAGLSGTYTVDQAGYVAFPLIGAIPSRGHTLPELEGMIAAKLREGFLRDPDVTIEVDRYRSVFIMGEVGQAGQYSYVPGMTVQNAIAVAGGFSARANQSNADITRKINGRIITGRVPISDPVMAGDTIYVRERLF comes from the coding sequence ATGTCGACCGCAGGCAAAAAGACAGCACGCGCTATCGCATTGGCGATATTGTCTGCACTGGTCGGCGGCTGCACGAGCTACCAACCGGCTCCCAAAGCCTTCAGCGAGGCCACCATCCAGCCCTACAGGCTGGACAGCGGCGACCGCCTTCGCATCAACGTCTTCGAACAGGCCGGTCTCAGTGGCACCTATACCGTCGATCAAGCCGGTTATGTCGCCTTCCCGCTGATCGGCGCCATACCGTCGCGCGGCCATACGCTGCCGGAACTGGAAGGCATGATCGCCGCAAAGCTGCGCGAGGGCTTTCTCCGGGATCCGGACGTCACGATCGAGGTGGACCGCTATCGTTCCGTGTTCATCATGGGCGAAGTGGGCCAGGCCGGCCAATACAGCTATGTTCCCGGCATGACGGTTCAGAATGCGATCGCGGTGGCCGGCGGCTTCTCGGCGCGTGCGAACCAGTCAAACGCCGATATCACCCGCAAGATCAACGGCCGCATTATTACCGGCCGTGTGCCGATTTCCGACCCGGTCATGGCCGGTGACACGATCTATGTCCGCGAACGGCTGTTCTGA
- a CDS encoding GumC family protein: MSGIGGGQQDVDIDLGGLFRAVWARRTRVLLATACVAGAAFTTAMMIAPQYQSEARLLIESREPEFSGSNQLAPMGSDRVFDESGISSQVQVLRSADLIKQVARNMKLHERKEFDPSAEPSALSDLLVMLGVKKNPLDLPPEERVLKEFESKLQVYQVEKSRVIAIAFTSKDARLAAAIPDEMAKVYLSLQSGAKLDSNSEASRWLEPEIANLREKVREAEAKVAAYRASSGLLPTSETENFATRELTDISTELARVRGERANAEARAKGVRTALADGRAPDTLTDVVGSQMIQRLKESEANIRGQIADLSTSLLDGHPRLKALKSQLEGIAQQIRTETRKVLVSLENEAKVGQLREEQLLQRLNTLKAQSAQAGEEEVGLRALEREATAQRQLLETYLARYREATSRTVANATPADARVISNAVVPSTPNFPKVVPITVVAALATFLIGCVAIMLGELFSGRALKPISVVEPEASEQLPAGPAEPNSGEPMLALAESDGPVKDLEPVEDAKTAGSDFSIEFVAAHLLDQNIRSAVSVSPGGDEGSTATVMLARLLAEDGRKVVLIDLSGSACPTRLMAQSSALPGITNLLSGDIAFAESIHADRLSEAHIIPRGNSDPRTAMRGIERLQMIIDALTNAYDLVLIECGPADASAVTRIARREGTEIIVSASSVSDERIVELLTDFGEAGYRNIVLMTGQRESDPDFPDRHAA, from the coding sequence ATGTCAGGCATCGGCGGCGGGCAGCAGGATGTGGATATAGATCTCGGCGGCCTCTTCCGCGCCGTTTGGGCGCGGCGAACCCGAGTTTTGCTCGCCACGGCTTGCGTCGCGGGAGCAGCTTTCACCACAGCGATGATGATCGCTCCTCAGTATCAGAGCGAAGCCCGGCTGCTGATCGAGTCGCGTGAACCGGAGTTCAGCGGATCGAACCAGCTTGCCCCGATGGGATCCGACCGGGTTTTCGATGAATCGGGTATTTCAAGCCAGGTCCAGGTGCTGCGTTCCGCCGATCTGATCAAACAGGTCGCGCGCAACATGAAGCTGCATGAACGCAAGGAGTTCGATCCTTCGGCCGAACCCTCGGCGCTTTCCGATCTCCTGGTGATGCTCGGCGTCAAGAAGAACCCGCTCGATTTGCCGCCCGAAGAGCGCGTGCTGAAGGAGTTCGAGTCCAAGCTACAGGTCTATCAGGTCGAAAAGTCGCGCGTCATCGCCATCGCCTTCACCTCGAAAGACGCCAGGCTTGCGGCCGCCATTCCGGATGAGATGGCAAAAGTCTACTTATCCCTGCAGAGCGGCGCGAAGCTTGATTCGAATTCGGAGGCGAGCCGCTGGCTGGAACCGGAAATCGCCAACCTACGCGAGAAGGTGCGTGAGGCGGAAGCGAAAGTTGCGGCCTACCGTGCTTCCTCCGGCCTGCTGCCGACCAGTGAGACGGAAAACTTCGCCACGCGCGAGCTCACCGATATTTCGACCGAGCTCGCCCGCGTGCGGGGAGAGCGGGCCAATGCCGAAGCACGCGCGAAAGGCGTGCGGACGGCGCTCGCCGACGGCCGTGCGCCGGACACGTTGACCGACGTCGTTGGCTCGCAGATGATCCAGCGGTTGAAGGAAAGCGAAGCTAACATCCGGGGCCAGATTGCGGACCTGTCGACGTCATTGCTCGACGGCCACCCGCGGCTCAAGGCGTTGAAATCCCAGCTTGAAGGCATCGCGCAGCAAATCCGCACCGAGACCCGCAAGGTTCTCGTCAGCCTGGAGAATGAAGCGAAGGTCGGGCAGTTGCGCGAGGAGCAGTTGCTGCAGCGCCTCAACACGCTCAAGGCACAATCCGCACAGGCGGGAGAGGAAGAGGTCGGCCTCCGCGCACTGGAGCGCGAGGCAACAGCGCAGCGTCAGCTTCTCGAAACCTATCTCGCCCGCTACAGGGAGGCGACATCACGCACGGTTGCGAACGCGACGCCGGCAGATGCGCGCGTGATTTCGAATGCGGTCGTTCCGAGCACGCCGAACTTCCCGAAGGTCGTGCCGATCACGGTGGTTGCGGCGCTCGCCACCTTCCTGATCGGTTGCGTCGCCATCATGCTTGGCGAGCTCTTCAGCGGACGGGCGCTCAAGCCCATTTCCGTCGTGGAGCCGGAAGCTTCCGAACAATTGCCCGCCGGCCCGGCGGAACCGAACTCTGGGGAACCGATGCTCGCGCTTGCGGAGAGCGACGGGCCGGTCAAGGACCTTGAACCGGTGGAAGATGCGAAGACGGCGGGAAGCGACTTCTCAATCGAGTTCGTTGCCGCTCACCTTCTTGACCAGAACATCCGTTCCGCCGTTTCCGTGTCGCCGGGCGGCGACGAAGGATCGACGGCGACTGTCATGCTGGCGCGGCTCCTCGCGGAAGACGGACGGAAGGTCGTTCTCATCGATCTTTCCGGCTCGGCCTGCCCGACGCGGCTGATGGCACAGTCCTCGGCGCTGCCGGGGATCACGAACCTGCTGTCCGGCGACATCGCCTTCGCCGAGTCGATACACGCGGACCGCTTATCGGAAGCGCACATTATTCCACGGGGAAATTCCGACCCGCGGACAGCAATGCGCGGGATCGAGCGGCTGCAGATGATCATCGATGCGCTCACCAATGCCTATGATCTGGTGCTGATCGAGTGTGGCCCGGCTGATGCCAGCGCCGTAACCAGAATCGCCCGGCGAGAGGGAACGGAGATCATAGTGTCGGCTTCGTCCGTCAGCGATGAGCGTATTGTGGAACTGCTGACAGACTTCGGCGAAGCTGGATACCGCAACATCGTACTGATGACCGGACAGCGCGAAAGCGACCCCGATTTCCCGGATCGCCACGCCGCCTGA
- a CDS encoding metallophosphoesterase family protein, which produces MRVAVISDIHGNDLALEAVLADIATQGIAEIVNLGDHLSGPLNAARTADILAEHNIPAIRGNHDRYLLTLDPAHMGPSDRAAHDELEPRHLAWLASLPETRVYRGALFLCHGTPRSDETYWLETLAADGIVHMAGRDIIESFAADTDYPVILCGHTHIPRAVRLTDGRLVVNPGSVGCPGYDDDKPVPHKVENGSPDARYAIVERSGDEWNATFRCVRYDHMAMSRLAARRNRPEWARALATGFLD; this is translated from the coding sequence ATGAGGGTCGCGGTTATTTCCGATATTCACGGCAACGATCTCGCACTCGAGGCGGTGCTTGCCGACATCGCCACGCAAGGGATCGCGGAGATCGTCAATCTCGGCGACCATCTGAGCGGCCCACTCAACGCCGCACGAACCGCCGACATCCTGGCCGAGCACAACATCCCCGCGATCCGCGGCAACCACGATCGCTACCTGCTGACGCTCGACCCGGCGCACATGGGACCGTCCGATCGGGCCGCTCACGACGAACTCGAGCCACGTCATCTGGCGTGGCTTGCCTCCTTGCCTGAAACCCGGGTCTATCGAGGCGCGCTTTTCCTTTGTCATGGCACGCCGCGCAGCGACGAAACCTACTGGCTGGAAACGCTGGCGGCCGATGGCATCGTCCACATGGCGGGACGCGACATCATCGAGAGCTTCGCCGCGGACACCGACTATCCCGTGATCCTCTGCGGCCACACGCATATTCCGCGGGCCGTGCGGCTCACGGACGGCCGGCTCGTCGTCAACCCCGGTAGCGTCGGCTGTCCGGGCTACGACGATGACAAGCCTGTTCCTCACAAGGTCGAAAACGGGTCGCCGGATGCGCGGTATGCCATCGTCGAGCGCAGTGGCGACGAGTGGAATGCCACCTTCCGTTGCGTGCGTTATGATCATATGGCCATGTCGCGCCTTGCTGCACGCCGCAATCGCCCCGAATGGGCAAGGGCTCTCGCAACCGGCTTCCTCGACTGA
- a CDS encoding glycosyltransferase family 4 protein, with translation MQNERPLRILHCFRSPVGGIFRHVRDLAEAHANSGHEVGILCDSTTGGAHEDALFDAIRPHLALGIVRLPIHRAIGPSDIVALWRSYSEIRSLQPDVLHGHGAKGGVLARIIGSALRVNKYRVARLYSPHGGSLHYDSRSLKGRAIFRLERLQERLTDALVFVCDYERQTYFAKVGRPPGRNELIYNGIDDREFDPVTVAPDAVDFLYIGMMRDLKGPDLFVESFAAAERIAGRPLSALMIGDGPQQQQYAEMKLRKGLGRRIKMLPAMKAREAFALARTVVIPSRAESMPYIVLEALAAGKPCIATRVGGIPEVFGADSGALAEPNVASLAAIMAATIVEHDWPERTMPDPKAFKSRFAASVMTKNVMQLYHDLAGDAARARGQLVTT, from the coding sequence ATGCAGAACGAACGTCCCCTGCGCATCCTTCATTGCTTCAGGTCGCCGGTCGGCGGCATATTCCGGCACGTAAGGGATCTAGCCGAAGCCCACGCCAATTCCGGGCACGAGGTGGGAATTCTGTGCGACAGCACGACCGGCGGCGCTCACGAAGACGCCCTGTTCGATGCGATCCGCCCCCATCTGGCGCTCGGCATCGTTCGCCTGCCCATTCACCGCGCCATCGGACCGTCCGACATTGTCGCACTTTGGCGCAGCTATAGCGAAATCAGAAGTTTGCAACCGGATGTGCTGCACGGGCACGGCGCCAAAGGCGGCGTCCTTGCGCGCATTATCGGTTCAGCCTTGCGGGTCAACAAGTATCGCGTAGCCCGCCTTTATTCACCCCACGGCGGCAGCCTCCACTACGATTCAAGATCGTTGAAAGGTCGAGCGATTTTCCGTCTCGAGCGGCTGCAGGAGCGCCTCACAGACGCTCTCGTCTTCGTCTGCGATTACGAACGCCAAACCTATTTCGCAAAGGTCGGCCGGCCGCCCGGTCGCAACGAACTGATTTATAACGGCATCGACGACCGCGAATTCGATCCCGTCACGGTTGCGCCGGACGCAGTGGATTTTTTGTATATCGGCATGATGCGGGACCTCAAGGGTCCCGATCTGTTTGTGGAGAGCTTTGCTGCGGCCGAGCGGATCGCCGGCCGCCCTCTCTCCGCCCTGATGATCGGCGACGGGCCGCAACAGCAGCAATACGCAGAAATGAAACTGCGCAAGGGGCTCGGGCGGCGCATCAAGATGCTCCCGGCCATGAAGGCGAGAGAGGCCTTCGCGCTTGCGCGCACGGTCGTCATCCCCTCGCGTGCGGAATCGATGCCCTATATCGTGCTTGAGGCACTTGCCGCCGGCAAGCCCTGCATCGCGACACGGGTCGGCGGGATTCCGGAGGTTTTCGGCGCCGACAGCGGTGCGCTTGCCGAACCCAACGTCGCTTCGCTGGCAGCGATCATGGCCGCCACGATCGTCGAGCACGACTGGCCCGAAAGAACGATGCCGGATCCCAAGGCGTTTAAATCCCGCTTCGCCGCGTCGGTCATGACAAAGAACGTGATGCAGCTGTATCATGATCTGGCAGGCGATGCGGCCCGGGCGCGAGGACAGCTCGTTACAACGTAA